The genomic segment ATTACCGCGAATGCCGTGGCCGCCCGAAGCGGCGAGACGGACTTGCTGGAAACCGTCAATGAAATCGATGGTGGCGGGGGCGATGACACCATCGATGCATCTGCGGTTATTAATCTCACAAGTGGGACGTCAAATGCCAAAAATGTAATAAGTGGCGGAGGCGGCAATGACGATATCGAGGCAACCGCGGAACTTGATGGTGCACCCTCGGAGAGCAGCGTCACCAACATCGTCGATGGCGGAGGTGGTCATGACACGATCAGTCTCAAAGCGATCGGAGATTTTCACGGACTGACGACACAGGCCCTCAACGAGGTCACTGGCGGAAACGGCAAAGACGAAATCACGGCTGAAGCAAAAGTTCAGTCGAACGGTGGCCGGACGGCAACGAACGTGCTGGAAGGCGGCAGCGGCGACGACACGCTCACGGCGGAGGGTTTCGGCAATTCCAACACCAGCGGCGCAGAAGTCTTGAACACCCTTCGCGGCGGTTCCGGCGACGATACAATGGTCGCTGACGGCAAGACGATTAACAGCTTCGGCACGGTCGAAAACACGCTGCGTGGCGGTGACGGCGACGATGAGATGCGCGCGACCGGCGAGGTTGTGCGTGGGAGCCAACCCGAAGGCACGGTGGAGAACGATCTCGCTGGCGGAGATGGCAACGACATTCTGACCGCCACTGTCGTTCAAGCCGAGGAAGGGCGCAGCGTGCTCTCCGGCGGCGCCGGCAACGACGAACTCACGGTGAACGGTGGCGATGCCAATGAGCTGGATGGCGGACGCGGCCAGGATACCCTGATCGGCGGAAGCGGCGACGACCGCCTGGACGGTGGCAAGGATGACGATACCCTGGTTCTGAGCGCGGGTGCCGATACCCTGATCGGCGGTGCCGGGACGGACACGGTGGAGGTCAGCGGCAGCCGCGACGATTATGCCTTCGAAGACGACAAAAGCACGCTCGTCGCGCCGAACGGGGACGAGAGCACGCTGCAAAGCGTGGAAGCCGTGGCATTCGAAGATACGACCGTCAGCCTCGGGCAAAATTCGCAACCCCCCAACGCCAACGACGACAACGCCACCACACCGGCCGGCGAGGCGGTAACGATCGACGTTCTGGCGAACGACAGCGATTCCGACAGCGACGAGTTGACGATTGAGGATCCTGGCGAGCCCGCCAATGGCACTGCCGAGGTGGCCGCCGGCAACAGCATTCGCTACACGCCGGATGCCGGTTTCAGCGGGACGGAAACGTTTACGTACACGGTGGCCGACAGCGCGGGAAACACGGCCAGGGCTGAGATCGCAGTGGCCGTGGAAGATGCAGACGGCGGAACCGGCAGCGTCGGCCCCAACCCGCCGCGCAGCGAGGGGTTGAACATCGTCGTCACCAACGGCGAGGCCCAGACGCTGCGCGTGCCCTTCGCCGCCGATCTGCGCGGCACGGCCGCGGACGAGACCGTGCAGGTGCCGGCCGGCGGCACGCTCGCCTTTGGCGGCAACACGGGCGACACCGTGGAATTCGCGGCGCCGCTGGATGCTTTCGAGGTCTCCGCCTCGGGCAACACCATCACCTTCGCCAACGGCGAAACCGAGGCCACGATCGCGCTCAACGGGGACGTCGATCTGGCCTTCGCCGACGGCGGCACCACCGCCACGATCCAAAGCGGAGACGGCGGCTTCACCACCCGCCTGGGCTCGCAGACCCTGGACGGCGATTTCAACCCGGGCGCCATCTTTCTCGACCCGGATGCGGCGTCCGCGCTGTCCGGCGGGCCGGCCAACACCCCGCCGGCCAGCAGCACGCCCAACCTGGTGGTCCTGAACGGGGAATCGCAGACGCTGCGCGTGCCCTTCGCCGCCGAGGTGCGGGGGACGGCCGAGGCCGAAACCGTGCAGGTGCCCGACGGCGGCCTGCTGGAATTCGCCGGCAACACGGGCGACGAGGTCGAGTTCGCGGGCGACCTGGCCGATCACGGCTTTTCGCAGAGCGGCAACGTCGTTAGCGTGACCGGGCCCTCCGGCACCCGCGCGGACGTGGCGCTCAACGCGGACGTGAAGCTGGCCTTCGCCGACGGCGCGACCACCGCCTCGATTGACGGCCAGACCGCGCGCGTCGGCGGGCAGGCTCTGGACGATACCTTCGATCCGGGAAGCGTTCCCCTGGATGCGGACGACATCTCCGCCCTGGCGGGTGCTGGGGGCAGCACAGGATTGCCTGAACGACCGCCATCGCAGGGCGGCCGCGGTCCGACGGTTGTGCAGGCCGGCACCGCCGAGAGCGACAACATCAACGGGAACCAGGATGCCACGATCTCCGGCAACGGCGGCGAGGACCGCTTCATCGTCAACCAGGAGGACACGGCCGTCACGATTGACGACTTCGCGAACGGCGATCAGGTGTTCTTCGGCGACGGCCTGACCGAGGGCGACATCTCCGTCACGAACGGCAGCTTCGGCGACGGCGAGCTGCAGCTCGCCGGCGGCCAGGCCAGCGTGACGCTGACGAACCTGGCGGACGATGAGGATGTCATCCTCAACCCCGGCGACAGCGATACCGGCTTCCAGGGGGTCTTCGGCGACGACGCCTTGGCGTTTGGGTAACGGGGCAGCAAGGCGCCGGCACCTGGAGCGGCATGCGCGCCGCATGGCGCGCGATGCCGCCCTACAGCGCTATCCAGTTTTCAAATTCCTCAGGCGGTTCAACGCCGCGGCCAGCTCGGTGCGGCGGAAGCGGGCAAGGTCGCCGCGGGCTTTGCCGATGCCGTCCAGGCCGCGCTCGGCGAGGCGCTGCTCGATGCGGTCCAGCACCTCCGGGATGGGGCGGCCGCGGAACTGGTTGTCGCTGGTGAGCGTCATCAGGGCCTCGGCCACGGCGCGCGTCTGGCTTTCGTCCACGAGCTGTTCGACGGCCGTGAGGTCGATGTCGTCCAGGCCGATGGAGATGGCGTGGGCGTGCGGCACCTTCACCTTGGGCGGCTTGTCGCCCTTCCCGGTGATGCCGGTGCCGCGCAGGGTGCGGGTGCGCGGGCGGCCGAAGGCCTCGCCGCCTTCCTCGCTGCGTTCGGTGCGGTGCTGATCCACGATCTCGCGCGCGCGCTCGGTGACGTCCTCGGGCCGGAAGGCCTGCATGGCGAGCACGGTGTCGGCCTTGTCCAGGTAGTCGCCGGAGCCGCCGAGCACGAGCGTCGTGGACACGCCCAGGTCGTCGTAGAGCTGGCGCACCTTGTCGATGAAGGGCGTGATGGGCTCCTGGTCCTTGGCGATCAGGGCCTGCATGCGCCGGTCGCGGATCATGAAGTTCGTGGCCGAGGTGTCCTCGTCCATGAAGAGGCCCGTGGCGCCGGCTTCCAGCGCCTCCACGATGTTGGCCGCCTGCGAGGTGGAGCCGGAGGCGTTGGGCGAGGAGAAGGCGTCCGTGCGCGCGCCGCCCGGCAGGTCGTTGATGAAGGGCGAGATGTCGGCGTCGGTGACGCTGCGGCCGTCCTCCGCGCGCACCTTCACCGCCATGGGATCGGCGACGACGAACTCGCGCCCGTCGTCCGGCACGTGGGTGTAGACGCCGCGTTCGACCGCCTGCAGCAGCGTGGACTTGCCGTGGTAGCCGCCGCCCACGATCAGCGTCACGCCGCGCCGGATGCCCAGGCCGCCGATCGAGCCGCCGTTGGGCCGCTCCAGGGTGACGCGCAGGCTGTCCGGGCTCTCGAAGGGGATGGGGCCGTCGGTCATGGGGCGGTCGTCCACGCCCGAGCGGCGCGGCAGGATGGCTCCGTCGGCGACGAAGGCCACCAGATCGTTCTCCCCGAGCTGGGCGCGCAGGGCGTCGGCGTCCTCCGCGACCTCGACGTGGCGCTGGAGCGCGGTCGCATCGAGCGCGGCATACCGCAGCGTCTCCCGCACCAGCTTGGGCACGTCCTGGCACAGCATCTGCTCCGCCTCGCGCCCGGCGATGGAGCGGCCCTGCGCCGGCATCCCGGCGACGAAGCGCGCCTCCACGCCGCCGTCGTCCAGCAGCACGACGGCGCTGCGCTCCAGGATCTCCTGGCCCGGCATGTCCATGGCGATGAGCCCGGAGGAGCCGGAGCCGCGCGGCTTGGCGAGCTGCTTCGCGCGGGAAGCGAAGGCGCGGGCCAGGTAGTCGCGCAGGGCCACGGCACGGCTGGCGCTGCTCCGCGTCGTCTCGGGGAAGGCGGCCGTCTCGGCGGCCACGCGCACGCGCAGGCGCGAGGGGCTGCCGAAGGGATCGCCCTGGACGTGGTCGACCAGCAGCTCGAAGCCGTCGAAGGTGTAGCTGCCAACGATGTCCTTGTAGGCCTTGTAGCCCTTGCCATCGATGCGGCGCAGGGTCTGCTGCAAGCTCTGGCGCGTCGCGGCGCGCATGCGGCCTCCGTCGTCGTGGCGGGCGGCGCGGTCCGGATCAGCGCATCCAGGCGCGCGGGAACTGGCTTTCGATCGTGGCCGGGGTGTCGCCGTCGCCGGGGTGCAGGAAGCCCACGCCCAGGCTGACGCCCTGGAAGTGCAGCAGCACGTGGCCGCGCCCGTCGCACGCCGCGAGCTGTTCGGGCCGTGGCTGCACCGCCTGGCGCGCCTGGTAGGCGTCCACCTGCGCGCGGTCCAGCGCGACCACGTTGCGGCTCGCGGCGTCACCGAGCATGAGCGCGGCGGCCGTCGTGGGCTTGGGCCAGCGCGCGCCGCGGCGGGTGAAGGGCACGCCGCTGGCCGTGGGGCGGGGCCGCCCCGGCGGGCGGTGGTCCTCGGCCGTGGCGTGAACGTGGTCCCCGGCTTCCCACAGCTTCAACCCCGAGAGGTCCGCCGGGTCGAGGCCGAAGCGGTGGACGAGCGGGTCGAGGATGGCGGTGCGGTCGGCCGGCTCGCCCGGCGCCGCCGGTTCGACCTCGGCCGGATCGGGCGCGTAAACCGTCGCGTTGGCCGGGCGCTCCAGGGCGATGGCGAAGAAGCCGCCCGTGCCGCTGCGGTGGGGCCACAGGCGCACGGCGTTCTCCACCACCTCCTGGTCGAAGGCGTGGTCGCCCCAGACCGCCACGCCCGGATCGGCGGGCAGCGAGCCCACGTTCACCTGGACGGGATAGACCTCGCCCGGCAGGTCGCGGAGGACCGACTCGACAACGGCCTCGTTTTCCTCGGGCGCGAAGCTGCACGTGGAATAGACGATGCGCCCGCCGGGCCGGGTGAGCTTCACCGCACGGCGCAGGAGCGCGCGCTGCTGGCCGCCCACCCAGTGCCGGAAGGTCCGCTCCGAGCGCTCGTAGCCCGCGCCCGAGCGCGCGTTCGTGCCCTCGGCGGAGCAGGGCGCGTCCACCAGCACGCGGTCGAACATGCCCGCGGCCAGCGGGAAGTCCCCGGCGTCGTGGACGCAGGCCGTGAGGTTCACCAGCCCCAGACGCTTCATCTTGTCGCGCACGGCGGCGAGGCGGCGGGAATCCTTGTCGTTCGCCAGCACGGTGCCGGTGTTGCCCAGCGCCATGGCGATCTGGGCCGCCTTGCCGCCCGGCGCCGAGCACAGATCGAGCACCCGCTCGCCCGGCTCCGGCGCCAGCAAGTGCACGGGCAGCAGCGAGGCTTCCTCCTGGATCTGGTACAGCCCCGCCTGCGCCGGCCACCAGCCGCCGGGGCGCGCGGGCGGCGGCACGCGCAGCGCCCCCTGGGTCCAGTGCACGGGCTCGATGGGGCAGGCGTCCGCGTCCAACAGCGCGGCGAGGCCGTCGGCGCCGATGCGGTTGCCGTTGGCGACGACGCAGGTGGGCCGCGGCTCGGTGGTGGCGCGCACGAAGGCGTCCCAGTCGCGGATCAGCGGGGCGTAGCGGTCCAGCGCCGCGCCGTGGGTGCCGGCCATGGTTCCTCCCAGCAGTCGATCGCCGGGATATAGCCCATGGCGCGGCGGCTGTCAGGGGCGGGCTGGTTGTTATACGCGTGCCCAGTGAGCGACACGCACCGCAGGCCTCGGGTTATCAGCGGAATCGCGTTAAGGTTCTTTGCTCGCTGAAGCGTGCGAGGCGCTGAAAGCGCCTGTCCACCTTCAGGAGGACAGCTCGCTCGCGCGTTGCACGCCTGTCGGCGTGCGAGCGTTGTGTCCCGCGCCTGCGGCGCGCACAGCCCGTTGGGCTGGTTAACGGCGCGCAAAGACAGAATGAGCCCATGTCGTCCGCTCAGTGAGATGGGGTATTAAGCTGTGGCGAGGACGCGTTGGAGTGTTGCCACGAGGTCGTGGGCGTCGACCGGCTTGGCGAGCATGGCGGCGGCGTGCTCGCGCCCCTCGCGCAGAACCCGCTCGAAGCGGCCGGAGAGGTAGACCACGGGCACGCCGCGCTCGGCGAGCTGCGTGCCCACGAAGAGCCCGTCGAGCTGGCCTTCCAGGTAGACGTCCACCAGCGCCACGTCCGGGCGTTGGTGCTCCAGCACGCGGAAGGCGTCCACGCCGCTCGTGGCCGGGCCCAGCAGCGCATACCCCGCTTCGGCCAGGTTCAGGGCCACGGACTCGGCGAAATCGCGGTCGTCTTCGACCAGAAGCACACGCACCGACATACGCCCAAGGTAGGACGCATCCGGTGGTTCGGCGTGCGAACGCTGCGTGGCAGGTGTGTGACAGGCGTTCGTGGGCCAGGTGTTACCGCAGGCCGTCGCGCAGGCAGGTGGTGATGGCGTCGTCCAGCATGGCCGCCGTGACCGACACGCCGTCCGTCGCCGCGCCGGCGTGCGAGTGGCACAGGTTGAGCGCGGCGGGCACGCGGCCGCTGCGGGCGAGCAGGCGGTCGCGCGCGGGTCCGCCCCCGGCGGCCAGATCGGCGACCACGCGCGGGCTGGCCATGTTGACCGCCCAGGTGGCCGGCAGGCCCATCATGTTGTCCAGGGCCGTGAGGAACTTGGGGCCGATCAGCTGGGGCACCATCGTGCCCTCGTGGCGGGCGAGGATGCGCTCGGCGGCGTGGCGGTAGAACGCCAGGAAGGCGTTGTCCGGCGCCACCGCGAAGACCGCGTTGTGGACGCCGGTGTGGGTTTGCAGCCGGCCGCCGCGGTCCGCCTGCAGCCAGGCCTCGCGGCCCAGAAGGTAGCCCTCGTCCAGCCGCAGCGCCGCCGTCAGCGCGCCCGGCTGGACGACCAGCACGTCGGCGTCCAGCCACACCACGCGGCCCCAGCCCTCGTCGAGGGCGTCCTGAAGCACCGCCGCGCGCGCCAGGTCGCTGCACGTCGACGGCCGCTCGGCCGTCTTGCGGCGCACCCAGTCGGGCACGCGGTCGAACAGCTCGTCGCCCAGACCGCGGTAGGTGAAACCCGCCGCCTCCGCCCAGGCGCGCACGGACTCCATGCAGCGCCCGATCCAGGCGGGCGGATCGGCGTAGACGGACTGGACGATCAGCGTGCCGCCGCGCTCACGGGGTGCGGCCATGCTCGCTCGCTCCCTGCGTCGCGGGCACGGGTTCGGGCGCCACCGGTTCCGGCGCCGTGGGTTCGGGCGACACCCGCGCGGGCCGCAGGTGGCCGGTGAGGCGGTATTCGATGCGCTTGAAGACGAACAGCAGGGCGTAGACCAGCACGAGGTACATCGCCGCCGCCGTCAGGTACATCTCGTAGAAGGCGAAGGTGCGCGAGGCCGCCGCCTGCGCCACGCCCGTGATGTCCATGAGCGTGATGATCGACACCAGCGAGGTCGCCTGCAGCAGGAAGATCACCTCGTTCGTGTAGGCCGGCCAGGCGATGCGGAACGCCTTGGGGAACATGATGCGGCGGTAGAGCAGCAGCCCGCGCATGCCGCAGGCGCGCGCCGCTTCCACCTCGCCGTGGGGCACGGTCTGCAGCGCGCCGCGCAGGATTTCCGCCGTGTAGGCCGCGGTGTTCAGCGTCAGCGTCAGCACACCGCAGAAGTAGGCTTGGCGGAAGAACTGCCACAGGCCGACGGACTCCAGCGCGTCGTTGAACTGCCCGCTGCCGTAGTAGATCAGGAAGAGTTGCACCAGCAGCGGCGTGCCGCGGAAGAAGAAGATGAAGGCGTGCACCGGCCAGCGGACCGCGCGCCAGGTGGACAACCGCAGCATCGCCAGCGGCACGGCGAGGCAGAGTCCGATGATCACCGAAAGCGCGGTGATCTGGATGGTCAGCCACGCGCCGTCCAGCAGTTGGGGCAGGTGGTCGATGATCGTCTGCACCGGCTAGACCCCCTGCATGCCGCGGTTGGCGCGCGCTTCCAGGCGCTGCTGGACCTGCATGGAGACGATCGTCAGCGCCAGGTACATCAGCGCGGCGATGAAGTAGAAGGTGAAGGGCTCGCGCGTGGCCTGCGCGGCGACCTGCGAGGCGCGCATCAGTTCGTGCAGCTCGATCACCGAGATCAGCGCCGTGGCCTTGAGCAGCACCATCCAGACGTTGCCCAGCCCCGGCAGGGCGTAGCGCCACATCTGCGGCAGGGTCACGCGCCAGGCCGTCTGCCGGCGCGACATGCCGCAGGCGTAGGCCGCCTCGATCTGACCCCGGGGAACGGCGAGGTAGGCGCCGCGGAACACCTCGGTGGTGAAGGCACCGTAGATGAAGCCGATCGTCGCCACGCCGGCGACGAAGGAGTTGAAATCCACCGTGATGTCGAAACCGAAGCCGGCGGCGATGTCCTGAACCAGCGTGGGCACGCCGTAGTAGACGAGCAGGATCATCACCAGCTCGGGCACGCCGCGCACCACCGTTGTGTAGGTGCCCGCCAGCCAGCGGATCGTGGCCGATTGCGCCAGCTTGGCCGTGGCGCCGACGAGGCCGAGGACGATGGCGAGCGCCATCGACGCGAGGCCCACGAGCACCGTGAGCTTGAAGCCGTCCAGCAGCAGCCCGGCGTAGCCGTGCAGGTCGATCACGCGTGCCTCGCTTGAGTCCCGACGGCGGCAAGCCGGCCGGGGGCCGGTTATACCCCCGAGCCGGCTACCCCATCCTTACCCGTCGTAGATGTTGCGGCCAAAGTGCTTTGTGCTGATGCGGTCGTAGGTTCCGTCTTTCCGAATCCCCTTGATGGCCTTGTTGAAGCAGCGACGCAACGGATCCGCGCCCTCGCGCACGGCGATGGCCACCCCGTCGCCGTAATAGCGTGGGTCGTCGAATTTCGGGCCCTTGAACTCAAAGGCTCGGCCGCGCTCGGTGTTCAGAAAGCTCTGCTCGATCATAAGCGTGTCCGCGATCATGAGGTCGATGCGGCCGCTCATCAGGTCCAGGTTGACGGCTTTCTGGGTATCGTAGGTCTTGAGGTCGATCGCCTCGCCGAACCGGTTGCGGGCCAGACGGACCTGCGTGGTCGCCCGTTGGACACCGACCGTCATACCGGCGAGGGATTCCTTGGAAATCTCGATCTCCACATCCTTTGGGCCGACGAAGCGCCCTGTGACCGTGTAGTACTTGTTCGTGAAATCGACTTCTTCGTCCCGTTCTTTCGTTGCTGCCATCGATGCGACGGCTGCATCGTATTTTTTGGCTTTTAGGCCCGGAATAATGCCAGCCCAGTCCTGTTGTTTCCAGGAACAGTTAGCTCTCATTTCGTTGCAAAGGGCGTTCGCGATGTCGACATCGAATCCCTTTAGGTTGCCGTTCTTGTCGACGTGTTGAAACGGCGGGTACTGCGCCTCGATCCCGAGGGTCAGCGTGTCGGGACAGTTTTCGTAAGCTGCCGCCGGGGCCGTGACCGCGGTAACCAAGCTGCTCACACCCACGACAGCCGCGAACACGCGCACGAACATCCTGGAACTCCTCTTTGGGCGCGCGACGCGTTGGATGTTGCCGAGGGCACGCCCGGCGTGCCCATCGGCTGGAGCGGCCTTGGGGCGCGTCAACGTCCTGTGCCCCTCGGCGAGCCTGAAAACGCGATTCGCGCGACGATGCTGCACGCTTTAGTGGTGATTCTCTCACAAGGTTTTCGTCAAGTATCGCGTGCAGTTCGTGCCCGGTTTTCGCCCAGTTCGTTTGAATCGGGTAAAATTCGGTGATTTTGTTTCCGCAAAATCTCGAACCATCGGTAGTGCGAAGATAAAAAATACAACCACTAAAGCGATTTGCGTCTGTGTCCGTGGCGGTGCCCGAAAGGGAAGACGGCGGTCTGGACTGGATTGCGGGAACAAAAACGGCCGCGACGCAGGATGCGCCACGGCCGCTGGTCGTCCGATTCGAAAGCGGCAGGCTGCACATCACCCGCCGTAGATATTCATCCCGAAGTTGTCCTGGGAGATCTTGTCGTAGGTGCCGTCCTCGCGGATCCCCGCGATGGCCTTGTTGAAGCACTCGCGCAGGGTGTCCTCGCCCTCGCGGACGGCGATGCCGATGCCCTCGCCGAACCACTTGGGATCGGAGAAGCCGGGGCCCTTGAACTCGAAGGCCTGGCCCTGATCGCTCGCCAGAAAGCCTTCCTTCAGCTTGACCGCGTCCGCGACCACGAGGTCGACGCGCCCGCTGACGAGGTCGAGCGTGGCCTCCTCCTGGGTGTCGTAGGTCTGGATGTTCGCCACGTCGCCGAACTTGTCCTTCACGAAGTCGGCGGAGACGGTGGCGCGCTGAACGCCGACGGTCTTGCCCTCGAGGCCCGACTCGGAAATCTCGACGTCCATGTCCTTGGCGGCGATGAAGCGGGCCGGCGTCTTGTAGTAGCGGTTGGTGAAGTCGACCTTCTCGTCGCGCTTCTCGGTGATCGACATCGACGCGATGATGGCGTCGTACTTCTTCGCGTTCAGGCCCGGGATGATGCCCGACCAGGACTGCGTCTCGAAGGTGCAGTCGGCGCCCATCTCCTCGCACAGGGCCTTGGCGATGTCGACGTCGAAGCCCTTCAGCTCGCCGTCGTCACCGATGTAGTTGAACGGGGGGTAGGCGCCCTCGGTGCCGATCGTGATCTCGGCCGGGCAGCCCTCGTAATTTCCGGCAAGCGCCGCGGGCGCGCCGAACGCGACGGCGACCGCGGCCAGCAGCGACGGGATGGTTCTGCGCATAACGTGGTCTCCCTGTTTCCGGTCCGTTTGCTCTCGTTGTCGCCGGCCCACGCGGGCCGGCGTTCGCGTGCCGCCGGGCGCGGGCGGCTTGCCCCGGGGCATGATGCGGTCGGATCGGGACGATCCGGGCGTTCCACCATGCCCGCAACCCAACGAGGTCGAGCGCGAGGTGGCGCGCGGGCGGATCCCGCGTCGTCTCATCGCGCTCTACGCCTCGCCGAGGACGAACTGGCGCGTGCGGGCCGAGGTGGGCTCGACCAGCACCTGGTCCGGCGTTCCCTGCTCCTCGATGCGGCCCTGGTGCAGGAAGATGACCTGATCCGCCACGTCGCGGGCGAACTTCATCTCGTGGGTGACGATCACCATCGTCCGCCCCTCCTCCGCGAGCTGGCGGATCACGCGCAGCACCTCGCCCACCAGCTCGGGGTCGAGCGCGGAGGTGGGCTCGTCGAACAGCAGCACCGACGGCTCCATGGCGAGCGCGCGCGCGATCGCCGCGCGCTGCTGCTGCCCGCCCGAGAGCTGCGCCGGGAATTGCTCGGCCTTGTCGCCGATCCCCACCTTCTGCAGCAGCTCGTGCGCGCGCTGGATCGCTTCCTGCTTGTCGCGCTTCTGCACGTGGACGGGCGCCTCGATGACGTTTTCCAGCACCGTCATGTGCGTCCACAGATTGAAGTTCTGGAACACCATGCCCAGGCGCGTGCGGATGCGGGCGACCTGGTGCCAGTCCGCGGGCACGGTGGCGCCGCGCTTGCCCGTCGTCAGGTGGATTTCCTCGCCGCCCACGAGGATCCGGCCGGAATCGGGCACTTCCAGCAGGTTGACGCAGCGCAGGAAGGTGCTCTTGCCCGATCCGGACGAGCCGATGAGGGCGATCACGTCCCCCTGGCGGGCCTGCATCGAGACCCCCTTGAGCACCTCGGCGTTGCCGAAGCGCTTGTGAACCTCGTGCACGTCGAGCGCGTGTCCGTTGGCCACCGTCACGATCCGTCCCAATCGCTGATGCCGGGCGCGCCGCCGCGCGCGCCGCCGGGGCTGCGGCACGCGGCCGCACACAGCCATGAGTGTTACAGGCCGCGCGGGAGGCTCGCAACGTCCGGCGCACGGCCCCTTTACCGCCGGTTTACCTCTTCCGTCGCAAGGTTCTACATCGGTCGCCGGGCACCCACCAACGAACGGGACGATCCATGGCGCAGAAGAGCATGCGCATCCCCCGCGAATACGTCGAAAAAGGCCGAATCCCCCTGTGGGTCCGGCTGAAGGCGTGGTGGGAAGGCTACGACATCCGGATTCCCGAAGACGCGCGCAAGAAGAAGAAAAAGCACGCAAAGGCGGTCGAAGCGTCGGAGAAGAAGAAGTCGCCGCTCCAGCAGGAGCGCGTCGTCCTGATGCAGGAGGT from the Limimonas halophila genome contains:
- a CDS encoding lysine/arginine/ornithine ABC transporter substrate-binding protein — encoded protein: MRRTIPSLLAAVAVAFGAPAALAGNYEGCPAEITIGTEGAYPPFNYIGDDGELKGFDVDIAKALCEEMGADCTFETQSWSGIIPGLNAKKYDAIIASMSITEKRDEKVDFTNRYYKTPARFIAAKDMDVEISESGLEGKTVGVQRATVSADFVKDKFGDVANIQTYDTQEEATLDLVSGRVDLVVADAVKLKEGFLASDQGQAFEFKGPGFSDPKWFGEGIGIAVREGEDTLRECFNKAIAGIREDGTYDKISQDNFGMNIYGG
- a CDS encoding ATP-binding cassette domain-containing protein yields the protein MANGHALDVHEVHKRFGNAEVLKGVSMQARQGDVIALIGSSGSGKSTFLRCVNLLEVPDSGRILVGGEEIHLTTGKRGATVPADWHQVARIRTRLGMVFQNFNLWTHMTVLENVIEAPVHVQKRDKQEAIQRAHELLQKVGIGDKAEQFPAQLSGGQQQRAAIARALAMEPSVLLFDEPTSALDPELVGEVLRVIRQLAEEGRTMVIVTHEMKFARDVADQVIFLHQGRIEEQGTPDQVLVEPTSARTRQFVLGEA